Proteins encoded within one genomic window of Bradyrhizobium sp. CB1717:
- a CDS encoding GreA/GreB family elongation factor translates to MNNHYIADITLPASDHSRLGRLARAGADRGDVDARFLLSEIDRAEIVPDRAARLDSIVTMGSWVTFRIDWSFPRETRQLVYPEDYTSERSQINVMSPLGAAMVGLKVGSEIPFLTNGRTKVVRIESVRRADPNDVVGVLFSNPVFRGKKLFDDDDPGPPAAWERREGNVQD, encoded by the coding sequence GTGAATAACCACTATATCGCAGACATCACCCTTCCCGCGTCCGACCACAGTCGCTTGGGACGACTCGCGCGTGCGGGTGCAGATCGAGGCGACGTGGACGCACGTTTCTTGCTGAGCGAGATCGACCGTGCGGAAATCGTCCCTGATCGCGCAGCCAGATTGGACAGCATCGTCACCATGGGTTCGTGGGTGACGTTCCGCATCGACTGGAGCTTCCCTCGCGAGACGAGGCAACTGGTGTATCCCGAAGACTACACGTCCGAGCGAAGCCAAATCAACGTGATGTCACCGTTGGGCGCCGCGATGGTGGGGCTGAAGGTCGGAAGCGAAATCCCCTTCCTTACCAATGGGCGGACCAAAGTCGTCAGAATTGAAAGCGTCCGTCGAGCTGATCCGAATGATGTTGTGGGGGTCCTGTTTAGCAATCCAGTCTTCCGGGGCAAGAAGCTCTTTGATGACGATGACCCCGGACCACCAGCAGCTTGGGAAAGGAGAGAAGGCAATGTCCAAGACTAA
- a CDS encoding GreA/GreB family elongation factor, whose translation MLPLPKIALSAADHPRLEQLARVATQRGDISAMLLMLEINRAEIVPGDAIDLQSVVTIGSWITYWTNWAVPRKTVQLVWPEDCTSDLAQVSVLSPLGAALIGLHVGDQMPYFVSGCMNVVRIESVTGPDTNVVPLVRPGRSDDNEPMDDDPGPTAA comes from the coding sequence GTGCTGCCTCTTCCGAAGATCGCCTTGTCTGCCGCCGATCATCCTCGTCTCGAGCAACTCGCGCGCGTAGCCACTCAGCGAGGCGATATCAGTGCGATGCTCCTGATGCTGGAGATCAACCGCGCTGAGATTGTCCCAGGCGATGCCATCGATCTGCAGTCAGTCGTAACGATCGGATCCTGGATCACCTATTGGACGAATTGGGCCGTCCCGCGAAAGACGGTCCAATTAGTCTGGCCGGAAGACTGCACGTCCGACCTTGCCCAGGTATCCGTTCTATCGCCATTGGGGGCTGCATTGATCGGCCTCCACGTCGGCGACCAGATGCCGTACTTCGTCTCGGGCTGCATGAACGTAGTCAGGATCGAAAGCGTAACAGGCCCCGATACCAACGTAGTACCGCTGGTTCGTCCAGGCAGGTCCGATGACAATGAGCCAATGGATGATGATCCAGGGCCTACCGCCGCCTGA